The DNA region CTGTACAGCATCATCAAGACGTTTAAATAGCAAGGAGTGAGTGAACTGGCCAAGGCACTTTCGCAGCAGCAGTTCAGCGAAGATATTACGAGGTGCAGCGGGAAGCTGTACCGGGTGGCATATTGTTATGTCAAAAATGAGCAGGACGCCCTGGATATCGTATCAGAAGCGACATACAAGGCTTATCTTTCTTATGAGCGGATGAAGACGCCGCAGTATTTCGAATCCTGGATTACCCGGATCGTGATTCACTGTGCGCTCGATCGTCTGAACCGAAACAAGCGGATCACCTTTATGGAGGATCAGACCCAGGAATACGCGGCTGCCGAACTCGCGGTTCCGCTGGAAGAGAAGCTGGATTTATATGAGGCGATGGACCGGCTTGCGCCGGAGGAGAAGGCGTATATTATTTTGAAATTTTTCGAAGACCTGCGCTTCAGAGACATTGCCGATGTCCTGGAGCTGCCGGAGAACACGGTCAAAACCCGGTTTTACCGCATCATCGGAAAGCTTAAACAATATTTGGTCGAAGGAGAGGTCGAGGGATTATGACGGGTAAGGAACGTTATGAACAGATCAAAATTCCGGCTCAGCTGGCCAGCGTGATGGAGTCGGCACGGCACAAAGCAGCCGCACGCAAACGATCCTTCCGCTTGATGCGATACGCCAGCGCGGTTGCCGCCAGCATCGTCCTGTTGTTTGTCGTTAACATCCCGGGCGTTGCTAATGCCTTGTCCAAAGTCCCGGTCGTAGGCAGCATTGTGCAGGTGCT from Paenibacillus ihbetae includes:
- a CDS encoding sigma-70 family RNA polymerase sigma factor; this translates as MSELAKALSQQQFSEDITRCSGKLYRVAYCYVKNEQDALDIVSEATYKAYLSYERMKTPQYFESWITRIVIHCALDRLNRNKRITFMEDQTQEYAAAELAVPLEEKLDLYEAMDRLAPEEKAYIILKFFEDLRFRDIADVLELPENTVKTRFYRIIGKLKQYLVEGEVEGL